In a genomic window of Mycolicibacter heraklionensis:
- a CDS encoding PH domain-containing protein codes for MNSTQRSEQWQRLSPRMLLVHPLHEVLRELPLLVAVVVFGSATDNRPWVLAVVSVIAVVGVTRWFTTTYRIEPDPEAGRVQLRSGLLRRKVLSVPRNRIRSVETDARLLHRLLGLTVLRVSTGQHAAADSAFELNAVESSEVPGLRATLLAHTGQTAQAATGSAPAPAKVLARWRPSWLRYSPLSLSGLVMVGAAVGALYQSGVWAALEDSPVSRSWLQAAEQFGVQQSLTLIAALLVVVSMLLAVLRSLVTYGNLVLSRSSGAGGDVLALSYGLLRVREHNYDMRRLRGGTLRRPLLVRLFGGARLDAAMTGVNGEGESSILLPPCPRATAEGVLTGLVADPVVVTGSLRPHGPAATRRRWTRALLLPVAAGAGLAIASAVVDLPHWCWPAWVAMTLGAALMAVDRVRALGHRVDAHWLSARTGSWEQRRYCIATAGIVGWTVRQSWFQRRAGVATLIAATAAGVKAYRVIDVPQEWAWSVAAQASPWVARSAWARHG; via the coding sequence ATGAACAGCACACAGCGCTCTGAACAGTGGCAACGCCTGAGTCCGCGGATGCTGCTGGTGCATCCGCTGCACGAAGTGCTGCGTGAACTGCCCCTGCTGGTCGCGGTGGTGGTGTTCGGCTCGGCGACCGACAACCGGCCGTGGGTGCTGGCGGTGGTGTCGGTGATCGCCGTGGTGGGTGTGACGCGCTGGTTCACCACCACCTACCGCATCGAACCCGACCCCGAGGCCGGCCGGGTGCAGCTGCGCTCCGGGCTGTTGCGTCGCAAGGTGCTCTCGGTGCCGCGCAACCGGATTCGCTCGGTGGAGACCGATGCCCGGCTGTTGCACCGGCTGCTGGGGCTGACGGTGTTGCGGGTCAGCACGGGTCAGCATGCCGCCGCGGACAGCGCCTTCGAACTGAACGCGGTCGAGAGCAGCGAGGTCCCTGGACTTCGCGCGACGCTGTTGGCGCACACCGGACAAACCGCGCAGGCTGCGACCGGATCGGCGCCCGCCCCAGCGAAGGTGCTGGCGCGGTGGCGGCCGTCGTGGTTGCGCTACAGCCCGCTGAGCCTGTCCGGGCTGGTGATGGTCGGGGCCGCGGTGGGCGCGCTGTACCAGAGCGGAGTCTGGGCGGCACTGGAGGATTCACCGGTGAGCCGGTCCTGGCTTCAGGCCGCCGAACAGTTCGGCGTTCAGCAGAGTCTGACGCTGATCGCCGCCCTGCTGGTGGTGGTCTCCATGCTGTTGGCAGTGCTGCGCTCCCTGGTGACCTACGGAAACCTGGTGCTGTCGCGCAGTTCCGGGGCGGGCGGTGACGTACTGGCGTTGAGTTACGGCCTGCTGCGAGTGCGCGAACACAACTACGACATGCGCCGGTTGCGCGGCGGAACGCTGCGCCGGCCGCTGCTAGTGCGGTTGTTCGGCGGCGCGCGGCTGGACGCGGCGATGACCGGGGTCAACGGGGAGGGCGAGTCGTCGATCCTGCTGCCGCCCTGCCCGCGGGCCACCGCCGAGGGGGTCTTGACCGGATTGGTCGCGGACCCCGTGGTGGTCACCGGGTCGCTGCGCCCGCACGGGCCGGCGGCGACCCGCCGGCGTTGGACTCGGGCGCTGCTGCTGCCGGTGGCCGCCGGGGCCGGGCTGGCGATCGCGTCGGCGGTCGTCGACCTACCGCACTGGTGCTGGCCGGCCTGGGTGGCGATGACGCTGGGTGCGGCGCTGATGGCCGTCGACCGAGTGCGTGCCTTGGGCCATCGCGTCGACGCGCACTGGCTGTCGGCCCGCACCGGCAGTTGGGAGCAGCGTCGCTACTGCATCGCCACCGCGGGCATCGTCGGTTGGACGGTGCGCCAGAGCTGGTTTCAGCGCCGCGCCGGGGTGGCCACTCTGATCGCGGCCACCGCCGCCGGGGTCAAGGCGTACCGGGTGATCGACGTGCCGCAGGAGTGGGCGTGGTCGGTGGCCGCGCAGGCCTCGCCCTGGGTGGCGCGCAGCGCGTGGGCGCGGCACGGCTGA